A single window of Halobacillus naozhouensis DNA harbors:
- a CDS encoding Rieske (2Fe-2S) protein, which yields MREQVVCKKSDIEPGEMKKSTFGKQDVLICRTPDGEFYAFMNQCIHQGAPLDRGMICGATTEESEPGGYEYCHKGEIIRCPWHGREFDIKNEGRMLANPDKKIPSFKVRVEDEDVIVYK from the coding sequence ATGAGAGAGCAAGTGGTATGTAAAAAATCTGATATTGAGCCAGGAGAAATGAAAAAATCTACCTTTGGGAAGCAGGATGTACTCATTTGCCGGACGCCCGACGGGGAATTCTATGCTTTCATGAACCAATGTATCCACCAGGGAGCGCCGCTGGATCGCGGGATGATCTGTGGAGCTACAACCGAGGAAAGTGAACCGGGCGGCTATGAATACTGTCATAAAGGTGAAATTATTCGCTGCCCGTGGCATGGCAGAGAGTTTGATATTAAAAATGAAGGAAGAATGCTTGCGAATCCTGATAAAAAGATTCCGAGTTTCAAAGTTCGCGTAGAAGATGAAGACGTCATCGTTTATAAATAA
- a CDS encoding NAD(P)/FAD-dependent oxidoreductase has translation MYSSENVSDVIIIGGGPTGIFAAFYAGMREMSVKVMDSLPQLGGQLMALYPEKYIYDVAGAPKVLAKDLVHQLEEQAMQFDPDICLEENVQDVEKLEERLFKVTTTKQVHYAKTVLITSGAGAFQPRRLKHEAAQQYEGKNLFYAVTDLEAHKGQRVCISGGGDSAVDWALMLKDVAKEVTLVHRRDQFRAHESSVNQLRETSVQIKTPRGIDQLVGTEDYIESVVLKEPKGDATENLEIDSLIVNHGFLSSLGAIKEWGLELEKNSIVVNQKMETNISGIYAAGDITTYDGKVKLIATGFGEAPTAISQIKHYIDPDARVQPPHSTRVLGGE, from the coding sequence ATGTACAGTTCTGAAAATGTTAGTGATGTGATCATTATAGGGGGAGGTCCGACGGGAATATTTGCGGCTTTCTATGCCGGCATGAGAGAAATGTCAGTGAAAGTCATGGATAGCCTGCCACAGCTCGGAGGCCAGCTCATGGCTTTGTATCCTGAGAAGTACATTTATGATGTAGCAGGAGCACCTAAAGTGTTAGCGAAAGATTTAGTGCACCAGCTGGAAGAGCAAGCGATGCAGTTTGACCCTGACATCTGCCTCGAGGAAAATGTCCAGGATGTTGAAAAGCTTGAGGAACGGCTTTTTAAAGTTACCACGACGAAACAAGTGCATTATGCGAAGACCGTGTTAATAACGAGTGGGGCAGGTGCCTTTCAGCCACGGCGTCTTAAACACGAAGCGGCTCAGCAATATGAAGGCAAGAACCTCTTCTATGCTGTAACAGACCTGGAAGCACATAAAGGGCAAAGAGTCTGTATTTCAGGTGGCGGCGATTCGGCTGTCGATTGGGCATTGATGCTGAAGGATGTGGCGAAAGAAGTGACGCTGGTTCACCGTCGTGATCAGTTCAGGGCTCACGAGTCCAGCGTTAATCAATTAAGAGAAACGAGTGTTCAAATCAAGACACCCCGCGGAATCGATCAACTGGTCGGAACAGAAGATTATATTGAATCCGTTGTCTTAAAAGAACCAAAAGGGGATGCGACAGAGAACCTTGAAATTGATTCCTTGATTGTAAATCATGGGTTTCTTTCCAGTCTTGGAGCGATAAAAGAATGGGGATTGGAACTCGAAAAGAATTCGATCGTGGTCAATCAGAAGATGGAAACCAATATTTCGGGAATTTACGCTGCGGGTGACATTACAACCTACGACGGGAAAGTAAAATTGATTGCGACCGGTTTTGGAGAAGCTCCTACTGCGATTAGTCAGATCAAGCATTACATTGACCCGGATGCAAGGGTTCAGCCTCCTCACAGTACTCGTGTCTTAGGCGGAGAATAA
- a CDS encoding chromate transporter — MKANTVNYELPVLFRIFITFMKISPLTFGGGIAMIPHIEREIVQKRGWFAKEDVPSIVAIAQSAPGSIAINASIYMGHKVQGIPGAIAAMVGMLLPANLIIIVLTYLYVTYQDLAIVQAAFKGIRPAIIGLILYAACKIGRVSIRDPFTLLLFAAAAGLLFGLAISPVYLIIGGGLAGCLYSMCRNKRS, encoded by the coding sequence ATGAAAGCCAACACAGTCAACTATGAATTACCGGTGCTGTTCAGGATCTTTATAACGTTTATGAAAATAAGCCCGCTTACCTTTGGCGGTGGAATTGCCATGATTCCTCATATTGAAAGGGAGATTGTTCAGAAACGAGGATGGTTTGCCAAGGAAGATGTCCCGAGCATTGTAGCGATTGCGCAATCAGCTCCAGGATCCATCGCTATTAATGCCTCCATTTATATGGGGCACAAAGTCCAGGGAATTCCAGGAGCCATAGCTGCCATGGTCGGAATGCTGCTGCCAGCAAACTTGATTATCATTGTGCTGACCTATCTGTATGTAACCTATCAGGACCTTGCCATTGTGCAGGCTGCCTTTAAAGGAATACGTCCCGCTATTATCGGACTGATCTTGTATGCCGCTTGTAAAATAGGCAGAGTATCGATTCGTGATCCGTTTACGCTGCTGCTGTTTGCCGCCGCAGCTGGTTTGCTTTTCGGGCTGGCTATTTCCCCTGTTTATTTAATTATCGGTGGAGGGTTGGCAGGCTGTCTCTACTCCATGTGTCGTAACAAAAGGAGCTGA